One part of the Zymomonas mobilis subsp. pomaceae ATCC 29192 genome encodes these proteins:
- a CDS encoding outer membrane protein assembly factor BamD: MASRFSRSLVIALTAIAVLPMAGCTGRGKKKTDTRYVARDVDTLYNAAKQSLANDQYKAAAGFFDEVERQHPYSIWARRAQLMSAFCNYRARNYTASIASAQRFLAVHTGNKDAPYAMYLIMMDYYEQIQDVNHDQHITQQALDSMNELIRRYPDSSYAADARLKIDLVHDHLGGKEMAIGRFYEQNHLWLAATLRFRRVIDEYQTTTYVPEALERLTESYLALGLRSEARNAAAVLGANFPGSKWYSRAYHLIREHYPQAFTQVHLQDPEETDMPEKAASEDSDHPKVPAASPENSDKLTVPAEDVGTHED; the protein is encoded by the coding sequence ATGGCCTCAAGATTTTCTCGTTCACTGGTGATAGCTTTAACAGCTATTGCGGTTCTGCCGATGGCTGGTTGTACTGGTCGTGGTAAGAAGAAAACCGATACGCGCTACGTCGCGCGGGATGTCGATACACTTTATAATGCGGCAAAACAGAGCCTTGCTAATGATCAGTACAAGGCAGCCGCTGGCTTCTTTGATGAGGTCGAACGTCAGCATCCTTATTCTATTTGGGCGCGTCGCGCACAGCTTATGAGTGCTTTTTGTAATTATCGGGCTCGTAATTATACGGCTTCTATTGCCTCGGCTCAGCGATTTCTTGCTGTCCATACGGGCAATAAAGATGCGCCTTATGCGATGTATTTGATCATGATGGATTATTATGAGCAAATTCAGGATGTTAATCATGATCAGCATATTACGCAGCAAGCTTTGGATTCGATGAATGAGCTTATCCGGCGTTATCCAGACAGTTCTTATGCTGCTGATGCGCGCCTAAAAATCGATCTAGTGCATGATCATCTGGGCGGCAAGGAAATGGCCATTGGGCGTTTCTATGAGCAGAATCACCTTTGGTTAGCGGCGACATTACGTTTTCGGCGTGTTATCGATGAGTATCAAACAACGACTTATGTCCCCGAAGCGTTAGAGCGTTTAACGGAAAGCTATCTTGCCTTAGGGTTGCGGAGTGAAGCGCGTAATGCTGCCGCCGTTTTAGGTGCGAATTTTCCTGGCTCCAAATGGTATAGCCGCGCTTATCATCTTATCCGAGAACATTATCCTCAGGCATTTACACAAGTGCATTTACAAGATCCTGAGGAAACAGATATGCCAGAAAAGGCGGCATCTGAGGATAGCGATCATCCTAAAGTTCCCGCTGCTTCGCCTGAAAATAGTGATAAATTAACGGTTCCGGCCGAAGATGTCGGTACGCATGAAGATTGA
- a CDS encoding gluconokinase, whose product MIIVVMGVSGCGKSTVGADLAKHLKCDFQDADDFHPQANKDKMSNGIPLTDEDRWPWLHAIRDYMDKEKAAGRSVVFACSALKKAYRDLLNDKDDVHFVYLKGSEELIADRLSHRSSHFFNPKLLHSQFETLEDPSGEDNVFVVDIREDPDAIVNTVKKEMANWK is encoded by the coding sequence ATGATTATTGTTGTGATGGGCGTTTCAGGTTGCGGAAAAAGCACTGTCGGCGCTGATCTTGCCAAACATTTAAAATGTGATTTTCAGGATGCCGATGATTTTCATCCGCAGGCCAACAAAGATAAAATGTCAAACGGAATTCCTTTGACAGATGAAGATCGCTGGCCATGGTTGCATGCTATCCGCGATTACATGGATAAAGAAAAAGCAGCAGGGCGCAGTGTCGTTTTCGCCTGTTCAGCCTTGAAAAAAGCCTATCGTGATCTCTTAAATGACAAGGATGATGTTCATTTTGTCTATCTGAAAGGCAGCGAAGAACTGATTGCTGATCGTTTATCGCATCGTTCCAGCCACTTCTTTAATCCGAAGCTCCTACATAGTCAGTTTGAAACGCTTGAAGATCCATCAGGAGAAGACAATGTTTTCGTTGTCGATATCCGTGAAGATCCAGATGCTATCGTGAATACTGTTAAAAAAGAAATGGCCAATTGGAAGTAA
- a CDS encoding GntP family permease, whose amino-acid sequence MHSNGTMLLLYALASIIILILMIAKWRINPFVSLILVSIGMGAVTGMPLTKVLSAFQDGVGSGMGSTASVIALGTMLGKILAESGGAERIAKTTIAVFGPKLIHWAMLVIAFIVGIPIFYQVGFILLIPLVFTLGRASGISLVKLTIPLCAGLATVHGLLPPHPGSMQCVEMLHADVGKTILYGFIIGFPAAILAGPLYGTWIAKRITLPAHNPFADNLEGNSGQDKDLPGFCLTLFSILLPVLLMVCSSGANIFLPQGNELRAFFNFLGDPVVSLVIALLVSMVTLGFWRGFNSADLLKFTNDSLGPTAGILLLIGAGGGFSEILYRAGVSNAMADLSHVMHLSPIMLGFIIAAVIRIATGSQTVAMSMSGGMLAPIIFGMPSFHSPELLVLSIGAGSSILSHVNDGAFWLLKEYLNMTVSQTFKTWTVSVTIASVAALIFTFVLQAFGL is encoded by the coding sequence ATGCACTCAAATGGAACAATGCTCCTTTTATATGCATTGGCGTCGATCATCATTTTGATTTTGATGATAGCTAAATGGCGTATAAACCCTTTTGTCTCTCTAATCTTAGTCTCTATTGGTATGGGTGCTGTCACCGGCATGCCATTAACCAAAGTTTTGTCTGCTTTCCAAGATGGTGTTGGTTCCGGTATGGGATCAACGGCCAGCGTTATCGCGCTCGGCACCATGCTCGGCAAGATATTGGCAGAATCCGGTGGTGCTGAACGCATCGCCAAAACGACAATTGCCGTTTTCGGGCCAAAGCTCATTCATTGGGCTATGCTCGTTATCGCTTTTATTGTCGGTATCCCGATTTTTTATCAAGTCGGCTTTATTCTGCTGATTCCTTTGGTATTCACCTTAGGACGCGCGAGTGGAATTTCCCTTGTTAAATTGACTATCCCGCTTTGCGCTGGTTTAGCGACCGTTCATGGTCTGTTGCCCCCGCATCCGGGTTCCATGCAATGCGTTGAAATGCTGCATGCCGATGTCGGTAAAACAATCCTTTATGGTTTTATCATTGGTTTCCCAGCAGCTATTTTGGCTGGTCCACTTTATGGTACATGGATTGCGAAACGGATTACCTTACCGGCGCACAATCCATTTGCGGATAATCTTGAAGGTAATAGCGGCCAAGATAAAGATTTACCGGGTTTTTGTCTTACCCTGTTCTCTATTCTTTTGCCTGTTCTGCTGATGGTCTGTTCAAGTGGTGCCAATATTTTCTTGCCTCAGGGCAACGAATTGCGCGCTTTTTTCAACTTCCTTGGTGATCCAGTCGTCTCCCTTGTTATTGCTTTATTAGTCAGCATGGTCACGCTTGGTTTTTGGCGTGGATTTAACAGTGCCGATTTGTTGAAGTTCACCAATGACAGTCTTGGACCAACGGCAGGCATTTTGCTTCTGATTGGTGCCGGCGGCGGTTTCAGTGAAATTCTTTATCGCGCAGGTGTTAGTAATGCGATGGCAGACCTGTCGCATGTTATGCATCTGTCACCGATTATGCTGGGCTTTATTATTGCTGCGGTTATTCGTATTGCAACGGGTTCCCAGACCGTGGCTATGTCCATGTCTGGTGGTATGCTGGCACCGATTATTTTCGGCATGCCAAGCTTTCATAGCCCAGAATTACTGGTTCTCTCGATCGGTGCGGGTTCTTCGATCCTGTCTCACGTGAATGATGGTGCTTTCTGGTTGTTGAAAGAATATCTGAATATGACGGTCAGCCAGACCTTCAAAACATGGACAGTGTCTGTAACTATCGCTTCGGTTGCCGCTCTGATCTTCACTTTTGTTCTTCAGGCTTTCGGACTCTAA
- the thyA gene encoding thymidylate synthase, with the protein MSEHQYLNLVSDILNKGDRRCDRTGIGTLSLFGAMMRFDLSQGQIPILTTKKLAYRLAIREMLWFLSGETNIRPLVLQGVSIWTDWPLARYKNETGENLSKKDFEQRIIEDETFARQWGDLGPVYGKQWRRWQGSDGKEYDQIATIIESLKYNPTSRRMLFHGWNVADLKDMALPPCHMVYQYHVTSDGRLNSLLYQRSADVFLGLPFNLVGASILQAMLAEQAGLALGDLVWTGGDVHIYLNHRDQLKEQLTRTPRSFPSLRFLRHPDSISEYQLEDFIVEGYNPHPPIKGTVAV; encoded by the coding sequence TTGTCAGAACATCAATATCTTAATCTGGTCTCTGATATTTTAAATAAAGGTGATCGTCGCTGTGACCGAACAGGAATTGGCACACTTTCCCTATTCGGCGCGATGATGCGTTTTGATTTATCCCAAGGTCAGATCCCTATACTAACCACTAAAAAGCTGGCTTATCGTTTGGCTATTCGGGAAATGCTGTGGTTCCTCTCGGGGGAGACCAATATCCGTCCTTTGGTGCTTCAAGGGGTTTCTATTTGGACAGACTGGCCGCTTGCTCGTTACAAAAATGAAACGGGAGAAAACCTGAGTAAAAAGGATTTTGAACAACGTATTATTGAAGACGAGACCTTTGCACGTCAATGGGGCGATCTTGGGCCCGTTTATGGGAAACAATGGAGACGCTGGCAAGGCAGTGATGGGAAAGAATATGATCAGATTGCTACAATCATCGAAAGCCTAAAATATAATCCGACTAGTCGACGAATGCTTTTTCATGGTTGGAATGTTGCAGATTTAAAAGATATGGCGCTTCCACCCTGCCATATGGTTTATCAATATCATGTGACTTCGGATGGGCGTCTTAACAGCCTTCTCTACCAAAGAAGTGCGGATGTCTTTTTAGGGTTACCTTTTAATCTGGTCGGGGCGTCTATCTTGCAGGCTATGCTCGCAGAGCAAGCGGGATTAGCTTTAGGTGACTTGGTGTGGACAGGGGGCGATGTCCATATCTATCTCAATCATAGAGATCAATTGAAAGAACAGCTAACGCGTACACCACGCAGTTTTCCTTCTTTGCGTTTTTTACGACATCCCGATTCTATTTCAGAGTATCAACTCGAAGATTTTATAGTCGAAGGGTATAATCCTCATCCGCCTATTAAGGGTACAGTCGCGGTATAA
- a CDS encoding NAD-dependent succinate-semialdehyde dehydrogenase: MAYESVNPATGETVKKYPDLSDAQVKEAIDRTFDVFQKDWGKRSIEDRSKILHKAAEIFRSDIDKYARLMTLEMGKRIEEARGEVKLSADILDYYAKNGSTFLAPQKVEEKPGAVVKAFPLGLILAIEPWNFPYYQLARIAGPYLVAGNALLVKHSSSVPQCAHAFEEVLEQAGVPKGAYTNLDASPAQVSSLIEDSRVRGVTVTGSASVGAELAAKAGKMWKKSVMELGGSDAFIVLEGVDIDDKLIEQAVYGRLFNAGQVCCAAKRFIIVGKKQAEIFTEKLKARFESLKIGDPFDEKTTLAPLSSIAARDQVVAQVEKAVSNGATLVCGGKALKRPGAFMEAGILTDISRDNPAYFEEFFGPIAQIYSVESEAKAIELANDSPYGLGGAVFAKDIEHGCKVAEQIETGMVSVNKPLWTAPELPFGGVKHSGYGRELSHFGIQEFINWKLIDASAAE, translated from the coding sequence ATGGCTTATGAAAGTGTTAATCCTGCAACCGGCGAAACTGTAAAAAAATATCCTGATCTTTCCGATGCCCAAGTTAAGGAAGCTATAGATCGGACTTTCGATGTTTTTCAGAAAGATTGGGGTAAACGTTCGATCGAAGATCGGAGCAAAATCCTTCATAAGGCAGCTGAAATATTCCGCTCTGATATTGATAAATATGCAAGATTAATGACGCTTGAAATGGGAAAGCGCATTGAAGAAGCGAGAGGCGAAGTAAAATTATCCGCTGATATTTTAGATTATTACGCCAAAAACGGCTCAACTTTTCTAGCGCCTCAAAAAGTTGAAGAGAAACCTGGTGCCGTTGTCAAAGCTTTCCCTCTGGGTCTGATTTTAGCTATCGAACCATGGAATTTTCCTTATTATCAGTTAGCGCGTATTGCAGGGCCCTATCTTGTAGCTGGTAATGCCTTGTTGGTGAAACATTCTTCTTCTGTGCCCCAATGTGCCCATGCTTTTGAAGAGGTTTTAGAACAGGCTGGGGTCCCCAAGGGCGCTTACACTAATCTTGATGCTTCTCCTGCGCAGGTAAGTAGTCTGATTGAAGATTCTCGGGTACGCGGGGTTACAGTTACAGGAAGTGCTTCAGTTGGTGCTGAATTGGCAGCCAAAGCCGGTAAAATGTGGAAAAAATCGGTTATGGAACTGGGCGGCAGTGATGCGTTTATCGTTCTTGAAGGGGTTGATATCGACGATAAACTTATTGAACAGGCTGTTTATGGACGTTTGTTCAATGCTGGGCAGGTATGCTGTGCAGCCAAACGCTTTATTATTGTCGGAAAAAAACAGGCGGAAATTTTTACTGAAAAATTAAAGGCTCGCTTTGAATCGTTAAAAATTGGCGATCCTTTTGATGAAAAAACTACTTTGGCGCCGCTCTCTTCTATAGCTGCACGTGATCAAGTTGTCGCACAGGTAGAAAAAGCTGTTTCAAACGGGGCGACCTTAGTCTGTGGGGGAAAAGCGCTTAAAAGACCGGGGGCTTTTATGGAAGCCGGTATTCTAACGGATATTTCCCGTGATAACCCTGCTTATTTTGAAGAATTTTTTGGACCTATTGCCCAGATCTATAGTGTAGAAAGTGAAGCTAAGGCTATCGAATTAGCAAACGATTCCCCTTATGGCTTAGGGGGCGCTGTTTTTGCTAAGGATATAGAACATGGCTGTAAGGTCGCAGAGCAGATCGAAACCGGCATGGTATCTGTCAATAAACCTTTATGGACGGCACCAGAGTTACCATTTGGGGGTGTTAAACATTCAGGATATGGTCGTGAATTATCCCATTTTGGTATTCAGGAATTTATTAATTGGAAATTGATTGACGCCTCAGCTGCTGAATGA
- a CDS encoding ferredoxin--NADP reductase: MSEFAEILENTTGLQPNKILTVEKVQWVKHWNDRLFSFAISRPSSFRFRSGEFVMIGLPGESTKPLLRAYSVASPSYAEEIEFLSIKVENGPLTSHLQKIKAGDEIYLGRKPTGTLVADTLTPGKRLFLLATGTGLAPFLSIIRDPDIYERFEKIILVHSVRQVSDLAYYDDLINQIADDPLVAEEAARQFTYVPTVTRETFERTSRINKLIEDGSLFNERIGLPKKLDPENDRLMLCGSMDMIKDFEKMLRDMGFEEGSNKAPGDFVIERAFVD; encoded by the coding sequence ATGAGCGAATTCGCTGAAATCTTAGAAAACACGACAGGATTACAGCCGAATAAAATCCTGACGGTAGAAAAAGTACAATGGGTAAAACATTGGAATGATCGCTTATTCAGTTTTGCGATCTCTCGCCCTAGTAGTTTTCGCTTCCGTTCGGGGGAGTTCGTTATGATTGGTTTACCCGGAGAAAGTACAAAACCTTTGTTACGGGCTTATTCGGTAGCCAGTCCTTCTTATGCAGAAGAAATAGAATTTCTCTCTATTAAAGTCGAAAATGGCCCCCTTACCTCTCATTTACAAAAAATTAAGGCAGGGGATGAGATTTATCTTGGACGTAAACCTACCGGCACCTTGGTTGCAGACACGCTTACACCGGGAAAAAGACTTTTTCTGCTAGCAACAGGAACGGGCCTTGCACCTTTTTTAAGTATTATCCGCGACCCTGACATCTACGAACGTTTTGAAAAAATTATCCTCGTCCATAGCGTGCGGCAGGTTAGTGACCTAGCTTATTATGACGATCTCATTAACCAGATTGCGGATGATCCCTTAGTAGCAGAAGAAGCTGCACGTCAATTTACCTATGTGCCTACGGTAACCCGCGAAACCTTCGAGCGTACCAGCCGGATCAATAAGCTTATTGAAGATGGATCGTTATTTAATGAGCGCATAGGATTACCCAAGAAATTAGATCCTGAAAATGATCGTCTGATGCTGTGCGGCAGCATGGATATGATCAAGGATTTTGAAAAAATGCTGCGCGATATGGGTTTTGAAGAAGGATCTAATAAAGCTCCGGGTGACTTTGTCATCGAACGTGCTTTTGTGGATTAA
- a CDS encoding MlaA family lipoprotein yields the protein MIELKSFLKPSFTLTVVALLSGCTITPGSDRLAQKDPLEKFNRKVWNINMTLDKMAMRPAARYYNKKVPAPVRKAVIRIFANLEEPFNAINNLLQGKPYLAGKNIARMAINTTVGIGGIRDPATKIGVISTVEDFGQTMGRWGMNGGPYFVLPFMGPTTMRDAVGTGIAQWADPFNYCIRECHFIPNAATYGISILAVLKMRAQVAESGADGFLESSLDPYAAARSAYLQHRQAQILDQDAASNSSDTNNASTDAQLGSSGLDDSTGDPALDSAVADLQSRSTTPSQTPDKNQNPVTSPSPATPAVSVDPAIQPQAAKPEVEQPSIPEDAKGENTK from the coding sequence ATGATTGAGCTAAAATCTTTTCTTAAACCCAGCTTTACCTTAACTGTGGTAGCCCTTCTTAGCGGATGCACGATTACGCCTGGCTCAGATAGGCTCGCTCAGAAAGACCCTTTGGAAAAGTTCAATCGTAAAGTCTGGAATATCAACATGACCCTCGATAAGATGGCCATGCGCCCAGCCGCTCGTTACTATAACAAAAAAGTCCCAGCACCCGTTCGAAAAGCGGTTATCCGCATTTTTGCCAATCTTGAAGAACCTTTCAATGCCATCAATAACCTGTTGCAAGGAAAGCCTTATTTAGCAGGCAAAAATATAGCCAGAATGGCGATTAATACGACTGTCGGTATTGGCGGTATTCGCGATCCAGCCACAAAGATCGGGGTTATTTCTACTGTAGAAGATTTTGGTCAGACCATGGGACGCTGGGGTATGAATGGCGGTCCTTATTTTGTTTTGCCCTTTATGGGGCCAACTACCATGCGCGATGCTGTTGGAACGGGTATCGCCCAATGGGCAGATCCTTTTAATTATTGTATTCGTGAATGTCATTTTATTCCGAATGCGGCTACCTATGGTATTAGCATTCTGGCTGTTTTGAAAATGCGGGCTCAGGTCGCCGAATCGGGGGCAGATGGTTTTCTCGAAAGCAGTCTTGATCCTTATGCTGCGGCACGCTCCGCTTATTTACAGCATCGCCAAGCTCAAATTCTTGACCAAGACGCCGCTAGTAACAGCAGCGATACGAATAATGCGAGTACCGATGCCCAGCTAGGCAGCAGTGGTCTTGATGATTCAACGGGTGATCCGGCGCTAGATAGTGCTGTTGCTGATTTACAATCACGTAGTACGACGCCATCCCAAACACCTGATAAAAATCAAAATCCCGTTACATCCCCTTCCCCGGCTACGCCGGCGGTTTCTGTTGATCCTGCCATTCAGCCGCAAGCAGCTAAGCCTGAAGTTGAGCAACCTTCTATTCCAGAAGATGCCAAGGGCGAAAACACGAAGTAA